In a genomic window of Pokkaliibacter sp. MBI-7:
- a CDS encoding TRAP transporter large permease subunit, which produces MDLVIFAGALFGAIAIGMPIAFALIMTGIALMLHQDLFDSQLITENLVSGTNNFSLMAIPFFVLAGELMNAGGITKRIIHLGLTLLGHRRGGIGYVAIVAAILFASLSGSAVADTVALGSVLIPLMVKAGYERNRSCGLIAASGIIAPILPPSIPLILFGVTSGVSISKLFIAGIFPGLLMGLVLTLVWWLVSRHDNTAVLERASGRERLAAVRNAVWALVLPVIIVVGLRFGVFTPTEAGVVAAFYALFVGAVIYRELDMAGLYRVLVASARLTSIIMFLVAASSIAAWLITMADIPGQVADLLSGWEEHPVRLMLLINALVLLIGMAMDLAPLILILTPVLMPVFTAAGIDPVYFGVVFVLNLSIGLLTPPVGTVLAAITSVGQTSLAAVVRGIGPFFLAQVLLLLALILFPQLVLIPLHFLHGG; this is translated from the coding sequence ATGGATCTCGTCATTTTTGCAGGCGCGCTGTTTGGTGCCATTGCCATCGGTATGCCAATCGCCTTCGCGCTGATCATGACCGGCATCGCCCTGATGCTGCATCAGGATTTGTTCGACAGTCAGCTGATCACTGAAAATCTGGTCAGCGGTACCAATAACTTTTCGCTGATGGCGATACCGTTCTTCGTTCTGGCGGGCGAGCTGATGAACGCAGGCGGGATTACCAAGCGCATCATTCATCTGGGTCTGACGCTGCTGGGCCACCGCCGTGGTGGCATTGGCTATGTAGCCATCGTCGCTGCCATCCTGTTTGCTTCGCTGTCCGGCTCTGCGGTGGCGGATACCGTCGCGCTGGGTTCGGTACTGATTCCGCTGATGGTCAAGGCAGGGTATGAGCGCAATCGTTCCTGCGGTCTGATTGCCGCCAGTGGGATTATTGCTCCGATCTTACCCCCCAGCATTCCGTTGATTCTGTTTGGGGTAACCAGTGGCGTCTCCATCTCTAAGCTGTTCATTGCCGGTATCTTCCCCGGCCTGCTGATGGGGCTGGTGCTGACACTGGTGTGGTGGCTGGTGTCGCGCCACGACAATACTGCCGTGCTTGAGCGTGCCAGTGGCAGGGAGCGGCTCGCCGCCGTACGTAACGCCGTATGGGCGCTGGTATTGCCGGTCATCATTGTAGTGGGTCTGCGCTTTGGCGTGTTTACCCCCACCGAAGCCGGTGTGGTGGCGGCCTTCTATGCACTGTTTGTCGGCGCGGTCATCTACCGGGAGCTGGACATGGCTGGGCTTTATCGTGTGCTGGTGGCATCTGCCCGGCTGACCAGCATCATCATGTTTCTGGTCGCTGCCTCCTCGATTGCGGCCTGGCTTATTACCATGGCTGACATCCCGGGTCAGGTCGCTGATCTGTTGTCCGGCTGGGAGGAGCACCCGGTTCGTCTGATGCTGCTGATCAATGCGCTGGTACTGCTGATCGGTATGGCGATGGATCTGGCACCGCTGATCCTGATCCTGACCCCTGTATTGATGCCTGTTTTCACCGCGGCGGGGATTGATCCGGTGTATTTCGGCGTAGTGTTTGTGCTTAACCTCAGTATTGGCCTGCTGACACCCCCTGTAGGTACGGTGCTTGCAGCGATTACCAGCGTCGGCCAGACCAGTCTGGCGGCTGTCGTCAGAGGGATCGGTCCCTTCTTTCTGGCGCAGGTGCTGCTGTTACTTGCACTGATTCTGTTCCCACAGCTGGTCCTGATACCGCTGCATTTTCTGCACGGCGGATAA
- a CDS encoding MFS transporter — protein MSTLSSDPSSALPTPHWISKGTKTYRQVEIALFLAGFASFSLIYCVQPLLPAFAHSFQLSPGASSLALSLTTGFLAMSILMTGALSQSLSRKGLMFTSMALAGVLNLIAALVPDWNAFLIARALEGLVLGGVPAIAMAYLAEEIEPEHLGKTMGLYIAGTGFGAMIGRVGMGFITEFVSWQGALALLATACLLATAGFGLLLPPSRNFTPQPSKPLRFHLQVWRQHLRNPAMVRIYALGFVLTSVFVTIFNYVAFRLSSAPYNLSQTQLSTLFLTYAIGMVASSYSGNLSLRLGKRLTLALSFITTLLGVIATLYNGLPMITIGVSLITIGFFLGHSVASSSIGPLAGNTKSHASSLYLTFYYMGSSITGTVSGWLWQHQGWNAVATLTFIVASIGLLLAWTGKRSFGTVKSVG, from the coding sequence ATGTCTACCCTAAGTTCCGACCCTTCTTCCGCCCTACCCACCCCGCACTGGATCAGCAAAGGCACCAAGACCTACCGTCAGGTTGAGATCGCTCTTTTTCTGGCAGGCTTCGCCAGTTTCTCCCTGATTTACTGCGTGCAGCCACTGCTGCCCGCCTTCGCTCACAGCTTTCAGCTCAGCCCGGGCGCATCGTCACTGGCACTGTCTCTGACCACCGGCTTTCTGGCGATGTCGATTCTGATGACGGGCGCGCTGTCGCAGTCACTGAGCCGTAAAGGGCTGATGTTTACCTCTATGGCACTGGCAGGCGTGCTCAATCTGATTGCTGCACTGGTGCCGGACTGGAATGCCTTTCTGATTGCCCGGGCACTGGAGGGGCTGGTGCTGGGTGGGGTGCCTGCCATCGCCATGGCCTATCTGGCAGAGGAGATTGAGCCTGAGCATCTGGGCAAAACCATGGGGTTGTACATCGCAGGTACTGGCTTTGGCGCCATGATCGGCCGGGTCGGAATGGGATTTATCACGGAGTTCGTGTCATGGCAGGGTGCTCTGGCGCTACTTGCCACGGCGTGTCTGCTGGCGACCGCAGGATTTGGCCTGCTGCTGCCCCCCTCGCGCAACTTCACCCCGCAACCGAGCAAGCCGCTGCGTTTTCACCTGCAGGTCTGGCGGCAGCACCTGCGCAATCCGGCCATGGTGCGGATCTACGCGCTCGGTTTTGTGCTGACCAGTGTGTTCGTCACGATCTTTAACTACGTCGCCTTTCGTCTGTCGTCGGCGCCCTATAACCTGAGCCAGACCCAGCTGAGCACCCTCTTTCTTACCTATGCCATTGGCATGGTGGCATCGTCCTACTCGGGCAACCTGTCTCTGCGGCTGGGCAAACGACTAACGCTGGCACTGAGCTTTATCACCACCCTGCTTGGCGTCATTGCCACTCTTTACAACGGGCTGCCGATGATCACCATCGGTGTTTCTCTGATCACCATTGGTTTCTTTCTCGGCCACTCCGTCGCCAGCAGCAGCATCGGCCCGCTGGCAGGCAACACCAAGAGCCATGCCTCTTCGCTGTACCTGACGTTCTACTACATGGGCTCAAGCATCACCGGCACCGTCAGTGGCTGGCTGTGGCAGCATCAGGGCTGGAATGCTGTCGCCACCCTGACTTTCATCGTCGCCAGTATCGGCTTGCTGCTGGCCTGGACCGGCAAACGTTCGTTCGGCACCGTTAAATCAGTCGGATAA
- a CDS encoding LysR family transcriptional regulator — protein MELRHIRYFLAVAEELNFTRAAARMGIGQPPLSQQIKDLENEVGVRLFHRVPQGAELTEAGQAFLEKVKGVPDLVQDAVQSAQRAGRGETGTLNLGITGTAALQPYFTDAIRRFRRSFPDVELTLEEANSVGLINGLMDGRLDVAVLRPNAADPEELQKYQLLEEPLVIALPEAWASDASSMELTALRDAPLVLTPRKVGITLHDEALRACRDAGFEPVIGQSAPQIASIMSMVAAELGFSLVPASMQQLQVQGVVFRTIRGEAPLIGLTLAHRRAGASRITLNFVQLLRQLASTYARQGQPAP, from the coding sequence GTGGAGCTAAGACATATTCGCTATTTTCTGGCGGTAGCCGAGGAGCTGAACTTCACCCGTGCGGCAGCGCGTATGGGAATAGGCCAGCCACCGCTCAGCCAGCAGATCAAGGATCTGGAAAACGAAGTGGGCGTACGGCTGTTCCATCGCGTACCACAGGGGGCAGAGCTGACCGAGGCCGGTCAGGCCTTTCTGGAGAAAGTGAAAGGCGTACCGGATCTGGTGCAGGATGCTGTGCAGTCCGCGCAGCGCGCAGGCAGGGGAGAGACGGGCACGCTCAATCTGGGGATTACCGGCACGGCAGCGCTGCAACCTTATTTCACCGATGCTATCCGGCGCTTTCGTCGCAGTTTTCCCGATGTAGAGCTGACACTGGAGGAGGCCAACTCCGTGGGGCTGATCAACGGGCTGATGGACGGCCGGCTGGATGTGGCGGTACTGCGCCCCAATGCGGCTGACCCGGAGGAATTGCAGAAATATCAGCTGCTGGAAGAGCCACTGGTGATCGCCTTGCCGGAAGCCTGGGCCAGTGATGCCAGCAGTATGGAGCTGACAGCACTGCGTGATGCGCCACTGGTCCTGACGCCGCGTAAGGTGGGGATCACGCTGCATGATGAAGCGCTGCGAGCCTGCCGCGACGCCGGCTTTGAACCTGTGATCGGGCAGTCCGCACCGCAGATTGCATCCATTATGTCGATGGTGGCCGCGGAGCTGGGCTTCTCGCTGGTACCCGCTTCCATGCAGCAGTTACAGGTTCAGGGGGTAGTCTTTCGTACTATCCGTGGCGAGGCGCCGCTGATCGGTCTGACGCTAGCACACCGGCGTGCAGGCGCATCACGGATAACGCTGAATTTTGTTCAGCTGCTGCGTCAGCTGGCTTCGACCTATGCCCGTCAGGGGCAGCCCGCACCGTGA
- the hpaR gene encoding homoprotocatechuate degradation operon regulator HpaR, which translates to MRKFDDSLPLKLLKAREAAMSFFRPFLQEHNITEQQWRILRALFEHEELEAKQLARICCILSPSLTGIISRLEAQGYIKRRKGEDDQRRVLLSMTDEARAFFDNLSPEVESRYKQLTDRLGQEKLQQLHELLNEVIELRQAE; encoded by the coding sequence ATGCGCAAGTTTGATGACTCCCTGCCCCTCAAATTGTTAAAAGCCCGTGAAGCGGCCATGTCGTTCTTCCGCCCCTTCCTGCAGGAACACAACATCACCGAGCAGCAGTGGCGCATTCTTCGTGCGCTGTTTGAGCATGAGGAACTGGAAGCCAAACAACTGGCGCGCATCTGTTGCATTCTCAGCCCCAGCCTGACCGGCATCATCAGCCGTCTGGAAGCGCAGGGCTACATCAAGCGTCGTAAAGGGGAAGACGACCAACGCCGGGTGCTGCTGAGCATGACCGACGAGGCGCGCGCCTTCTTTGACAACCTGAGCCCTGAAGTGGAGTCACGCTACAAGCAGCTGACGGATCGTCTGGGTCAGGAAAAACTGCAGCAGTTACACGAGCTGCTCAACGAAGTCATCGAGCTGCGTCAGGCCGAGTAA
- a CDS encoding SPFH domain-containing protein — protein MGFWDKITGEFIDIIEWTDDSDDTLVWRFERYENEIKYGAKLIVRQQQVAIFVDQGKIADIFQQGMYELQTENMPVLSTLRGWKYGFHSPFKAEVYFINLRTFTDNKWGTQNPIMLRDPEFGPLRLRAFGNFSIKVTEPEKLLMEIVGTNGHFTLDNIHSQLKTLAVTRFSDAVAESRIPVLDLAANYDELSALMRERMNPDFEQYGLQLQQFLVENISLPPEVETALDKRSSMGIIGNLQQYTQFQAANAMEQAAKNPGGDASAGIGMGMGFAMAQQLGQSMTQPSSAQQGSSQPPAAPVMPPPLPQAHPYFVAVNGQQTGPFPLSALQGKVTSGEMTRSSLVWCQGMANWAEAGSVAELSPLFASMPPPLPGA, from the coding sequence ATGGGATTTTGGGATAAGATCACTGGCGAGTTTATCGACATCATCGAATGGACTGATGACAGCGATGACACTCTGGTGTGGCGCTTTGAGCGCTACGAGAACGAAATCAAATACGGTGCAAAACTGATCGTCCGCCAGCAGCAGGTGGCGATTTTCGTTGATCAGGGCAAGATCGCCGACATCTTCCAGCAGGGCATGTATGAGCTGCAGACCGAAAACATGCCGGTTCTCAGTACACTGCGTGGCTGGAAATACGGTTTCCATTCTCCGTTCAAGGCCGAAGTCTACTTTATCAATCTGCGCACCTTTACCGACAACAAGTGGGGTACCCAGAACCCCATCATGCTGCGTGACCCTGAATTCGGTCCGCTGCGCCTGCGGGCTTTCGGCAACTTCAGCATCAAGGTCACTGAGCCTGAAAAGCTGCTGATGGAAATCGTCGGCACCAACGGCCATTTCACCCTCGACAATATTCATTCACAGCTGAAAACCCTGGCGGTAACGCGCTTCTCTGACGCAGTGGCAGAAAGCCGTATCCCCGTGCTCGACCTTGCGGCCAACTATGATGAGCTGTCGGCGCTGATGCGTGAGCGCATGAACCCGGACTTCGAGCAGTACGGCCTGCAACTGCAGCAGTTTCTGGTGGAAAACATCTCTCTGCCACCTGAAGTGGAAACCGCACTGGATAAGCGCTCGTCCATGGGCATCATCGGTAATCTGCAGCAATACACCCAGTTTCAGGCTGCCAACGCCATGGAACAGGCCGCTAAAAACCCCGGCGGTGACGCCAGTGCAGGTATTGGTATGGGCATGGGTTTTGCGATGGCCCAGCAGCTGGGGCAAAGCATGACTCAGCCGTCTTCTGCGCAGCAGGGCAGCTCGCAGCCTCCCGCAGCGCCGGTGATGCCACCTCCCCTGCCGCAGGCTCATCCCTATTTCGTCGCGGTGAATGGCCAGCAGACGGGCCCTTTCCCGCTGTCAGCACTGCAGGGCAAGGTCACCAGCGGCGAGATGACACGTTCATCACTGGTCTGGTGTCAGGGTATGGCCAACTGGGCCGAGGCTGGCAGTGTGGCGGAGCTGTCTCCACTGTTCGCCAGCATGCCTCCTCCTCTGCCGGGAGCGTAA
- a CDS encoding multidrug efflux SMR transporter, producing the protein MNSWIFLGIAITCEVVATSLLKASDEFSKLIPSLIVVAGYVGAFYFLSLALKTIPVGIAYAVWAGLGIAAVAAISWLVYGQKLDFPAIVGILFILAGVIVLNLFSKAVAH; encoded by the coding sequence ATGAATTCATGGATCTTTTTAGGGATTGCTATTACGTGTGAAGTGGTTGCAACTTCGTTACTTAAGGCTAGCGACGAATTTTCTAAGCTAATTCCATCTCTTATCGTTGTTGCTGGCTATGTTGGTGCGTTCTATTTCCTTTCTCTCGCATTAAAAACTATTCCGGTAGGTATAGCCTATGCGGTATGGGCTGGATTAGGCATTGCTGCGGTGGCCGCTATTTCCTGGCTGGTCTACGGACAGAAGTTAGATTTTCCGGCAATAGTAGGGATCTTATTCATACTCGCCGGTGTCATTGTGCTTAATCTGTTCTCAAAAGCAGTTGCACACTGA
- a CDS encoding cold-shock protein → MNKGTVKWFNADKGFGFISPDDGSKDLFVHHSEILAGGSFATLIEGQKVEFDIGQGQKGPCANKVRVV, encoded by the coding sequence ATGAACAAAGGCACAGTTAAGTGGTTTAATGCCGATAAAGGTTTTGGCTTTATCTCTCCAGATGATGGTAGCAAAGATCTTTTTGTACACCATTCTGAAATCCTGGCAGGTGGCAGTTTTGCTACTCTGATCGAAGGTCAGAAAGTTGAGTTTGATATTGGCCAGGGCCAGAAAGGCCCATGCGCAAACAAGGTTCGTGTTGTTTAA
- a CDS encoding DUF2867 domain-containing protein → MQPTLKQDTSVKHTAAAEPLSSLLPHYAFEEVHSILIDAPAEAVMQAVQEQNIAGDPLTRTLLSVRTAVVRWLPRHRHAREFGLHSFTTLYQSQHWYCLGLAGRFWRLDFGLDVITDREAFIRYQRNARLVLAFHAEPCAEGDRTRLTTLTRIQTFDRMAGLMMRLYWLVIRPASGLIRMQMLRRIKSQAEQSDVE, encoded by the coding sequence ATGCAGCCCACCCTCAAGCAAGACACTTCAGTGAAGCATACCGCTGCGGCTGAACCACTTTCATCACTGTTACCGCACTATGCCTTTGAGGAAGTACACAGCATTCTGATTGATGCACCCGCAGAGGCGGTGATGCAGGCTGTGCAGGAGCAGAACATAGCAGGCGACCCTCTGACCCGGACGCTGCTGAGCGTCAGAACAGCGGTAGTGCGCTGGTTACCGCGCCACCGGCACGCCAGAGAGTTTGGCCTGCACAGCTTCACGACTTTGTATCAGTCACAACACTGGTATTGCCTTGGTCTGGCAGGTCGCTTCTGGCGGCTGGATTTTGGGCTCGATGTTATTACTGATCGTGAGGCGTTTATACGGTATCAGCGCAATGCGCGACTGGTGCTGGCCTTTCATGCTGAGCCTTGCGCTGAAGGTGACCGCACCCGGCTCACCACCCTGACCCGCATTCAAACCTTTGACCGTATGGCAGGGCTGATGATGAGGCTGTACTGGCTGGTGATCCGTCCCGCCAGTGGTTTGATCAGAATGCAGATGTTACGGCGGATTAAATCTCAGGCAGAACAATCTGACGTGGAATGA
- a CDS encoding diguanylate cyclase translates to MNLEDVLRNLPHHEGKLRLLIVDDQPINIRTLNQVFKEEYEVLMATSGAQAIEQAKAQKPDLILLDVVMPDISGHDVCRALKANRETEDIPVIFVTSQTDGTDEAFGFSLGAVDFISKPINPVTVMARVRTQLALKLQLDFMKNMAMVDGLTGVANRRRFDEALNNIWRLCQREERPMSLLMMDIDYFKRFNDQYGHLAGDECLRTVAKALKAEMRRPTDVFCRYGGEEFACILLYTDQAGAVDRARAAINAVHDLKIANGSSEISELVTVSIGVATIVPKRDFEPVHLIQAADKALYEAKVQGRNRYVVSS, encoded by the coding sequence ATGAATCTGGAAGACGTGTTGAGAAATTTGCCCCACCATGAGGGAAAGCTACGCTTACTGATTGTTGATGATCAGCCGATCAATATCCGCACCCTCAATCAGGTCTTCAAAGAGGAATACGAGGTGCTGATGGCCACGAGCGGGGCACAGGCCATAGAGCAGGCAAAGGCTCAGAAGCCCGATTTGATACTGCTTGATGTAGTGATGCCCGATATCAGCGGCCATGATGTATGCAGAGCACTCAAAGCGAACAGGGAAACAGAAGATATTCCCGTTATCTTCGTTACCTCACAAACGGATGGCACTGACGAGGCCTTTGGCTTCTCGCTCGGCGCAGTCGATTTCATCTCCAAACCGATCAATCCTGTCACCGTCATGGCTCGTGTCAGAACTCAGCTGGCGCTGAAACTGCAGCTCGATTTCATGAAGAACATGGCCATGGTAGATGGCCTCACCGGCGTTGCGAACCGGCGGCGCTTTGACGAGGCCCTGAACAACATATGGCGACTATGCCAGCGTGAAGAACGGCCCATGTCGTTGCTGATGATGGATATCGACTACTTCAAACGCTTCAACGACCAGTATGGTCATCTGGCTGGGGATGAGTGCCTGCGTACCGTGGCAAAAGCACTGAAAGCAGAGATGCGCAGGCCAACAGATGTTTTTTGTCGCTACGGAGGCGAAGAGTTCGCCTGCATCTTGCTCTATACCGATCAGGCGGGCGCTGTTGATCGTGCCCGGGCTGCCATCAATGCAGTACACGATCTTAAAATAGCCAACGGCAGCTCAGAGATCAGCGAGCTTGTCACTGTCAGCATTGGGGTAGCGACGATTGTGCCTAAACGCGATTTTGAGCCTGTACACCTTATTCAGGCTGCAGATAAAGCGTTGTACGAAGCAAAAGTACAGGGCAGAAACAGATACGTAGTCAGCAGCTAA